From Mesobacillus boroniphilus, the proteins below share one genomic window:
- a CDS encoding alpha/beta fold hydrolase: MLDYRLYKGRGSEYIVLLHGIGGNSNIFYKQLKPFLKKYNIVAINMPGHAESPDIDSYKERLSFDLIVREILKILDHLSIRKAHFVGVSLGTIIVHHLLQTEPGRVRSAVLGGAITRLNLFAKSLIKFAWLIRDFIPFMWLYRILAWILMPRGNHKGSRRFFIQEAYKMKRKNFLAWYPLASDVKTTYSKVQEKSKNVPKLYISGAEDHMFVKELAEDLHGDESSDLVILERCGHVCNIEKADEFNELSLEFMDKHENKQANIS; encoded by the coding sequence ATGCTAGATTACAGATTGTATAAGGGCCGCGGCTCAGAGTATATTGTACTGCTGCACGGAATTGGCGGGAACTCGAATATTTTCTACAAACAGCTAAAGCCATTCCTGAAAAAATATAATATAGTCGCGATTAACATGCCTGGCCATGCAGAATCACCAGACATAGATTCCTATAAAGAAAGACTCTCATTTGACTTGATTGTCAGGGAAATCCTCAAGATATTAGACCACCTCTCAATCCGCAAGGCCCATTTTGTCGGCGTTTCGCTGGGAACGATCATCGTCCATCATCTGCTGCAGACGGAACCCGGACGAGTGAGGTCAGCAGTCCTTGGAGGAGCAATCACAAGGTTAAACCTATTTGCAAAATCACTGATTAAATTCGCCTGGTTAATAAGGGATTTCATTCCATTTATGTGGCTTTACCGCATATTGGCCTGGATCCTGATGCCTCGTGGAAACCATAAAGGCTCAAGGAGATTTTTCATCCAGGAAGCCTATAAGATGAAGCGAAAAAACTTCCTTGCGTGGTACCCTCTTGCCAGTGACGTCAAAACCACCTATAGCAAGGTTCAAGAAAAAAGCAAGAATGTCCCAAAGCTATATATCTCAGGTGCTGAGGACCATATGTTTGTTAAGGAATTAGCAGAAGACCTTCACGGGGACGAAAGCTCCGATCTGGTGATTTTGGAGCGGTGCGGACATGTCTGCAATATTGAAAAAGCCGATGAATTCAATGAGCTATCACTCGAATTCATGGATAAGCATGAAAATAAACAAGCAAACATTAGTTAA
- a CDS encoding pullulanase: MRKSTKRSFSIFMTAIMILSLWLPFIPAQQANAEGTTTVTSESTDRKIRFTYIREDQNFGEWNIWTWNTGVQDGQVDFTTKEGSKAVADIPVGADTAQMGFVLRSTYNWDTAQKEFGDRFIKLNKNDSITKAFITSGVEQIRIVPDGSAPLITDGNATFYYRDKELFANDAMDTIENVELKFNGETIPMTYEPENERFAVSYENIPNGTNEYTYLVTKDGVTNEVTDPYNTVDGVSKITYANADLTVSGSVNPAEIDYNQNAVLTVNVQGLTEGIEISNITADVSALGGSKALEIDPSLKEVTISVDDNVTAGTKSIPLTVIDSFGNPHNGTATVDVKTRQSVGENDFDWDESIIYFMLTDRFFDGDSANNDPYGLNYDTTDRGTYQGGDFKGITEKLDYLDELGVNTIWISPIVENVKHNVRYNEGDPSYYGYHGYWASNFGELNPHFGTMGDFHNLIDAAHERGIKIMVDVVLNHTGYGLKDIDGSVENPPAGYPTDDERSTFSTLLRQGTSAEVGSDEVVGELAGLPDFKTEDPEVRQQIIDWQTDWIDKATTDNGNTIDYFRMDTVKHVEDATWMAFKNAITEKMPKHKMIGEAWGASANDDYGYLESGMMDSLLDFDFNDIAHSFVNGNLKSANDALMTRNSKIDNTATLGQFLGSHDENGFLFDTGNDTGKLKVAASLQATAKGQPVIYYGEELGQSGENNYPQYDNRYDFAWDQVEGNDVLEHYKKILNFRGDHSEVFAKGERTAIGGKDADQFMFFARNYGNEAAYVGLNIADAAKEVILTVDAGAVVTDHYSNQTYTATEAGEVTLTIPAMADGGTVLLTVEGGTITAAAAGTGDGGGDGTVEPIPANHVRIHYKRDDNNYQNYGAWLWNDVTSPSANWPVGATMFEKTDSYGAYIDVELTDGAKNIGFLVMDVTKGDAGKDGGDKGFTITSPEINEIFIKQGDDKVYTYEPVNLPDNTVRVHYVRDNTDYENFGLWNWGDVAAPSENWPVGAASFSGTDRYGAYVDIQLKENAKEIGMITLKKTNGEKDGGDKNFNLLDKYNHVWVKQGDDNVYISPYWEQATGLTSAEVISEDTILLGFTMTDGLTADDLKSKLEIKDSDGTEVSVTSAEITSATAVKVKATFDLDKLPLSVTFADRTVSAATSWRMLDEMFAYDGDDLGATYKDGAATLKLWAPKASKVVANFFNKDNAAEQIGSIELIKGEKGVWSADVAPGDLNVTDLKGYFYQYEVTNAGVTKKVLDPYAKSMAAFTVNTEGEAGPDGDTVGKAAIVDMSGTDPEDFDHAKIKGYEKREDAVIYEVHVRDFTSDPSIAGDLDARWGSYNAFIDKLDYIKKLGVTHVQLLPVMAWYYGDETKMGQRELDYSAGGNEYNWGYDPHSYFSPDGAYSEDAADPELRVKELKQMIDAIHDAGMGVVLDVVYTHMAKSSQLNDIVPNYYAFQDAQGNFLGGFGNNLATSHKMAEKLMVDSVKYWFEEYKIDGMRFDMMGDATYPAVQNAYNAAASVNPDALFIGEGWRTFAGHIAEPELAGMGADQDWMDKTDDVGVFSDEIRNELKSGFGSEGEPRFLTGGARDINTIFKNIKGQPGNTADDDPGDMVQYIAAHDNLPLYDVIAQSIKKDPAIPENNLEIHKRIRLGNSMILTSQGTAFLHAGQEYGRTKQWKGEGVPEQKYHELTDEQGNPFGYFIHDSYDSSDAINMFDWQKATNKKEYSVNTTTQAYTQGLIELRKSTNAFRLGEKELVDQNVKLLDLPEIKDSDLVIAYENVSTDKTGTYYVFVNADTETRKLTLGDLDFYKAKVLVDNDEAGKTPVSKPSGFKLTNGKITLDPLTTVVIKVDHKGKKK; this comes from the coding sequence ATGAGAAAAAGCACAAAACGTAGTTTCTCGATTTTCATGACGGCGATCATGATTTTGAGTTTATGGCTTCCTTTTATACCTGCACAGCAGGCTAATGCTGAAGGAACGACGACTGTAACCTCCGAATCGACTGATCGCAAAATACGTTTCACTTACATTCGCGAGGATCAAAACTTTGGAGAATGGAATATTTGGACCTGGAATACAGGAGTACAAGATGGCCAGGTTGATTTTACAACAAAGGAAGGCAGCAAAGCTGTTGCTGATATCCCCGTAGGCGCTGATACTGCGCAAATGGGATTTGTTCTTCGCAGTACTTATAACTGGGATACTGCACAAAAAGAATTCGGAGACCGTTTTATCAAACTCAACAAAAACGACTCCATTACAAAAGCATTCATCACAAGTGGAGTAGAGCAGATTCGCATCGTTCCCGATGGATCAGCTCCATTAATTACGGATGGCAATGCTACTTTCTACTATCGTGATAAAGAGCTTTTCGCTAACGATGCAATGGACACGATTGAGAATGTAGAATTGAAGTTCAATGGCGAAACTATTCCAATGACATATGAGCCAGAGAATGAGAGGTTCGCAGTTTCATATGAGAACATTCCAAACGGCACAAATGAATACACATATCTGGTAACAAAAGATGGAGTTACGAATGAAGTAACAGATCCTTACAATACAGTTGATGGTGTTTCAAAAATCACCTACGCCAACGCTGACCTGACTGTTTCAGGTTCAGTCAACCCGGCAGAGATTGACTACAACCAAAACGCTGTGCTCACAGTTAATGTACAAGGCCTGACAGAAGGAATAGAAATCAGCAATATCACGGCTGATGTTTCTGCGCTTGGTGGGTCAAAAGCTCTTGAAATCGACCCATCGTTAAAAGAAGTTACGATTAGCGTCGATGACAACGTAACAGCAGGTACAAAATCGATTCCACTAACAGTTATTGATTCATTCGGAAATCCACATAACGGAACAGCTACTGTGGATGTAAAAACAAGACAGTCTGTCGGCGAAAATGATTTTGACTGGGACGAGTCAATCATCTACTTCATGCTGACTGACAGATTCTTTGATGGGGATTCTGCTAATAATGATCCTTATGGATTAAACTATGACACTACTGATCGCGGTACATATCAGGGTGGAGATTTCAAGGGAATCACTGAAAAATTAGACTATCTTGATGAGCTGGGTGTTAACACAATCTGGATCAGCCCGATTGTTGAGAATGTTAAGCACAATGTCCGTTACAATGAGGGTGATCCTTCTTATTATGGGTATCACGGATACTGGGCAAGCAATTTTGGCGAATTGAACCCTCACTTCGGGACAATGGGAGACTTCCATAACCTGATTGACGCTGCCCATGAACGCGGCATCAAGATTATGGTCGATGTCGTATTGAACCATACTGGATATGGTTTGAAAGATATTGATGGTTCTGTGGAAAATCCGCCAGCCGGCTACCCAACAGATGATGAGCGCAGCACATTCAGCACTCTTCTTCGTCAGGGAACAAGTGCCGAAGTTGGATCCGATGAAGTCGTTGGCGAATTAGCTGGACTTCCAGACTTTAAAACAGAAGATCCAGAAGTACGCCAGCAAATCATCGATTGGCAGACTGACTGGATTGACAAAGCCACGACCGATAACGGCAACACTATTGACTACTTCCGCATGGACACTGTAAAGCACGTTGAAGATGCTACATGGATGGCGTTCAAGAACGCAATCACTGAAAAAATGCCGAAGCACAAAATGATCGGCGAAGCCTGGGGTGCAAGTGCTAACGACGATTATGGTTACCTAGAATCAGGTATGATGGATTCCCTGCTTGATTTTGACTTTAACGATATTGCTCATTCATTTGTAAACGGAAACCTAAAGTCAGCTAATGATGCGTTAATGACACGTAACTCAAAAATTGATAACACAGCTACTTTAGGCCAGTTCCTGGGAAGCCACGATGAAAATGGATTCCTTTTCGATACTGGCAATGACACAGGCAAGCTAAAGGTTGCTGCTTCCCTTCAGGCAACAGCAAAAGGCCAGCCGGTCATTTACTACGGTGAAGAACTTGGACAAAGCGGTGAGAATAACTATCCTCAATATGATAACCGCTACGACTTTGCCTGGGATCAGGTTGAAGGCAACGATGTCCTAGAACACTATAAAAAGATTTTGAACTTCAGGGGAGATCATTCTGAAGTATTCGCTAAAGGTGAACGTACAGCAATCGGCGGAAAAGACGCTGATCAGTTCATGTTTTTTGCAAGAAATTACGGAAATGAAGCGGCATATGTTGGATTGAACATTGCTGACGCGGCTAAAGAAGTGATATTGACAGTTGATGCAGGAGCGGTCGTTACAGACCACTATTCAAACCAGACTTACACTGCTACAGAAGCGGGAGAAGTCACTTTAACAATCCCTGCAATGGCTGATGGCGGTACTGTTTTGCTAACAGTCGAAGGCGGCACGATTACAGCTGCTGCTGCTGGTACTGGAGATGGCGGCGGAGATGGAACAGTTGAACCAATTCCTGCGAACCATGTCCGTATCCATTACAAGCGTGACGACAACAACTATCAAAACTACGGAGCATGGCTATGGAACGATGTAACCTCCCCTTCTGCCAACTGGCCAGTCGGAGCTACAATGTTCGAAAAAACGGACAGCTATGGCGCATACATTGACGTCGAGCTTACAGATGGCGCAAAGAACATCGGCTTCCTCGTCATGGACGTAACAAAAGGTGATGCTGGCAAAGACGGCGGAGACAAAGGCTTTACCATCACTTCACCTGAAATCAATGAAATTTTCATCAAACAAGGCGATGACAAGGTTTACACTTATGAACCAGTCAACCTGCCTGATAACACTGTCCGCGTCCACTATGTACGTGACAATACTGACTACGAAAACTTTGGCCTATGGAACTGGGGCGATGTCGCTGCACCTTCTGAGAACTGGCCTGTAGGAGCTGCTTCCTTCTCTGGCACGGATCGTTATGGTGCTTATGTTGACATTCAGTTAAAGGAAAATGCGAAAGAAATTGGAATGATTACTCTCAAAAAGACAAACGGAGAAAAGGACGGCGGAGACAAAAACTTCAACCTTCTCGACAAATACAACCACGTCTGGGTTAAACAAGGTGATGACAATGTCTACATCTCTCCTTACTGGGAGCAGGCTACCGGCCTAACGTCTGCAGAAGTCATCTCAGAAGATACAATTCTACTAGGCTTCACGATGACAGATGGCTTAACTGCTGATGATTTAAAATCAAAACTGGAAATCAAAGATTCAGATGGTACTGAAGTTTCAGTGACAAGTGCTGAAATCACAAGCGCCACTGCTGTAAAAGTGAAAGCAACATTCGATTTAGATAAGCTTCCATTATCCGTAACATTTGCAGACAGAACAGTTTCTGCTGCGACAAGCTGGAGAATGCTTGATGAAATGTTTGCCTATGATGGCGATGACCTCGGTGCTACCTATAAGGATGGCGCAGCTACATTGAAGCTGTGGGCTCCTAAAGCAAGCAAGGTTGTGGCAAACTTCTTCAACAAAGACAATGCAGCTGAGCAAATTGGCAGCATTGAGTTAATAAAGGGTGAAAAAGGAGTCTGGTCTGCTGACGTAGCTCCTGGCGACTTGAATGTAACCGATCTTAAGGGTTATTTTTACCAGTATGAGGTAACAAATGCTGGAGTGACAAAGAAGGTTCTTGATCCTTATGCAAAATCGATGGCAGCCTTTACAGTGAATACAGAGGGCGAAGCTGGTCCGGACGGAGATACTGTCGGTAAAGCAGCGATTGTTGACATGAGCGGGACAGACCCTGAAGATTTCGATCATGCAAAAATCAAAGGCTATGAGAAGCGTGAAGATGCCGTGATTTATGAAGTTCATGTACGTGACTTCACTTCTGATCCATCTATCGCTGGTGACCTGGACGCTAGATGGGGTTCTTACAATGCCTTCATCGACAAGCTGGATTATATTAAAAAGCTTGGTGTAACACACGTTCAATTACTTCCTGTAATGGCTTGGTATTATGGTGATGAAACGAAGATGGGCCAAAGAGAGCTCGATTACTCTGCTGGCGGAAATGAGTACAACTGGGGCTATGACCCACACAGCTACTTCTCGCCAGATGGCGCTTATTCAGAGGATGCAGCTGATCCTGAATTACGCGTAAAAGAATTGAAGCAGATGATTGATGCGATTCATGATGCAGGAATGGGTGTTGTCCTTGATGTTGTTTACACTCATATGGCAAAATCCAGTCAACTGAATGATATCGTTCCTAACTACTATGCGTTCCAGGATGCGCAAGGAAACTTCCTTGGCGGCTTTGGAAACAACCTGGCAACAAGCCACAAAATGGCTGAAAAGCTGATGGTAGATTCCGTGAAATACTGGTTTGAAGAATACAAGATTGATGGAATGCGTTTCGATATGATGGGTGACGCAACCTATCCGGCAGTCCAAAATGCATACAATGCTGCAGCTTCCGTTAACCCTGATGCATTGTTCATCGGTGAAGGCTGGAGAACATTCGCTGGCCACATCGCCGAGCCTGAACTTGCTGGCATGGGTGCTGACCAGGATTGGATGGATAAAACAGATGATGTTGGTGTATTCTCTGATGAAATCCGCAACGAATTGAAATCAGGCTTTGGCTCTGAAGGTGAGCCACGATTCCTGACTGGCGGTGCGCGTGATATCAATACGATTTTCAAAAACATCAAAGGCCAGCCAGGCAATACAGCTGACGATGACCCGGGCGATATGGTCCAGTACATCGCGGCACACGATAACCTGCCGCTATATGATGTCATTGCCCAGTCGATTAAAAAGGATCCAGCAATTCCTGAAAACAACCTTGAGATTCATAAACGGATTCGACTTGGCAACTCCATGATCCTGACGTCACAGGGTACAGCATTCCTTCATGCCGGCCAGGAATATGGAAGAACGAAGCAATGGAAAGGCGAAGGCGTTCCTGAGCAGAAATATCACGAATTGACGGATGAACAAGGAAATCCATTTGGATACTTCATCCACGATTCGTACGATTCTTCCGATGCCATCAACATGTTTGACTGGCAAAAAGCAACAAACAAAAAGGAATACTCAGTTAACACTACAACACAAGCCTACACTCAAGGCCTAATTGAACTGAGAAAATCAACAAATGCTTTCCGCCTAGGCGAGAAAGAACTAGTTGATCAGAATGTAAAATTGCTAGATTTACCTGAAATCAAAGATTCAGATTTAGTCATCGCATACGAGAACGTATCGACGGATAAAACCGGAACATACTACGTATTCGTAAACGCTGACACTGAAACTCGCAAGTTGACTTTAGGGGACCTTGATTTCTATAAAGCTAAGGTTTTAGTCGATAACGACGAAGCAGGAAAAACACCTGTATCCAAGCCATCTGGCTTTAAACTTACAAATGGCAAGATAACTCTTGATCCATTGACAACAGTGGTCATAAAAGTGGACCACAAAGGCAAGAAAAAATAA
- a CDS encoding alpha/beta fold hydrolase produces the protein MIANIRVEKDQVFKVLEGKSMLADVFLPAKESSDSAPGVILIHGGAWQAGSKEMYQDWGPYLAENGYTAMSIDYRLSSKYNPTWPGVLEDIRDAYDWLIKNAEKYHINTDRIGIIGDSCGAQLALMLALDKPDVKSIISVYGVYDVAAWWNYTQVTRDDDPVGNLFGKGPTEAPDLYEAASPSAQLPRLQSLKDLNCLMIWGEQDTIVPAKQSRDFFTQLSIAEIAVEKLVIPDKGHFWFTIFPGIPGGRLVDEPNTVVAPKVVEFLGRTL, from the coding sequence GTGATTGCTAATATACGAGTTGAAAAAGATCAGGTTTTTAAAGTTTTAGAAGGTAAAAGCATGCTGGCGGACGTTTTTTTGCCTGCGAAAGAATCGTCGGATTCTGCACCAGGTGTTATCCTTATCCATGGAGGCGCATGGCAGGCCGGTTCAAAAGAGATGTACCAGGATTGGGGACCATATCTTGCAGAAAATGGGTACACCGCAATGTCGATTGACTACCGGCTTTCATCCAAATATAATCCCACGTGGCCTGGAGTGTTGGAAGACATTCGTGATGCCTATGATTGGCTCATTAAGAATGCTGAAAAATATCATATCAATACGGACAGAATCGGTATCATCGGCGACTCTTGCGGTGCTCAGCTTGCCTTGATGCTGGCCCTGGATAAGCCGGACGTCAAAAGCATTATCAGTGTGTATGGAGTATACGATGTGGCTGCCTGGTGGAACTATACCCAGGTTACGAGAGACGACGATCCAGTTGGAAATCTCTTTGGGAAAGGTCCCACAGAAGCACCAGATTTATACGAAGCCGCCTCCCCCTCTGCACAATTACCCAGACTCCAGTCACTTAAAGACCTTAACTGCCTGATGATCTGGGGTGAACAAGACACCATTGTACCGGCGAAACAATCAAGGGACTTTTTCACACAGCTTTCCATAGCCGAAATCGCCGTTGAAAAATTGGTAATTCCAGATAAAGGGCACTTCTGGTTTACCATCTTCCCTGGAATTCCAGGAGGGAGATTAGTAGATGAACCAAATACGGTAGTCGCACCTAAAGTTGTGGAGTTCCTGGGCAGGACGTTGTAG
- a CDS encoding TRAP transporter large permease yields the protein MMESFLLFFAFIIALMLFLSTGISVAVAMGMIGVIGTILFISPNALAQLSSITFSNSTSFVLMVVPMFVLMTEVISSSPIGAQVFRTTQLWLGRFPGALGMGTVLTSTGFAAICGSSPVTAAAIGKIAVPEMIKQGYSQRLAIGATAAGGTLGILIPPSVALILYGVITETSIGKLFIAGFLPGALIAVLLCLTFLIIALVKPEMVPVVRTKVKWSERFLSLRSVLPIVILVFFVMGSIYTGFTTPTESAAIGASTALAIVGLMGYLGRKNIIEILSNTVKTTGMFLFLVIGGVFSAFVLNRLGIPQSMATSLLGLDIPGWVIIVLINILLLVLGMFLDPMSILVIVIPLFFPTVTALGYDPIWFGIMVTINIEIAAISPPVGFNLFVLKSVVPDVSLGEIIKGALIFIVPLLIGLIIIILFPEISLFLPNRM from the coding sequence ATGATGGAATCATTTTTGTTATTTTTCGCCTTCATTATTGCGCTGATGCTATTCTTGTCGACTGGTATATCCGTTGCGGTGGCCATGGGCATGATTGGGGTTATAGGGACGATTTTGTTCATCTCTCCTAACGCGCTGGCACAATTATCGAGTATTACCTTCTCGAACTCGACCAGTTTTGTGCTTATGGTCGTACCGATGTTTGTTTTAATGACCGAAGTCATCTCCTCATCCCCAATCGGGGCCCAAGTTTTTCGGACAACCCAGTTATGGCTTGGACGCTTTCCGGGGGCACTCGGAATGGGTACAGTTCTGACAAGCACTGGGTTTGCTGCCATATGTGGGTCAAGCCCGGTAACAGCAGCAGCCATTGGAAAAATTGCAGTGCCGGAAATGATCAAACAAGGATATTCGCAACGGCTCGCGATTGGCGCAACAGCAGCCGGAGGAACATTAGGAATCTTGATTCCCCCAAGCGTGGCGCTGATCCTGTATGGTGTCATCACCGAAACATCGATCGGAAAATTGTTTATCGCCGGCTTTTTGCCCGGTGCGCTGATTGCAGTACTTCTATGTTTGACGTTCCTCATCATTGCTCTTGTAAAACCGGAGATGGTACCTGTCGTGAGGACGAAAGTGAAATGGAGCGAGCGCTTCTTGTCCTTGAGGTCCGTGCTGCCAATTGTCATTCTCGTGTTTTTCGTAATGGGCTCGATTTACACTGGATTCACGACACCGACAGAGTCGGCAGCAATCGGTGCCTCTACAGCATTAGCAATCGTTGGTTTGATGGGATATTTAGGCCGTAAAAATATCATTGAGATCCTTAGCAATACGGTAAAGACAACCGGGATGTTTTTATTTTTAGTCATCGGCGGAGTGTTCAGTGCCTTTGTTCTGAACCGTTTAGGAATTCCGCAAAGCATGGCGACTTCGCTGTTAGGGCTCGATATTCCAGGTTGGGTAATCATCGTCCTCATTAATATTTTGCTGTTAGTACTGGGAATGTTTTTAGATCCGATGAGTATCCTCGTCATTGTCATTCCGCTATTCTTCCCTACCGTAACAGCATTAGGCTATGATCCGATCTGGTTCGGGATCATGGTGACCATCAATATTGAAATTGCAGCCATCTCGCCGCCTGTTGGTTTTAATTTATTTGTTTTAAAATCTGTCGTTCCTGACGTCAGTCTAGGAGAAATCATAAAGGGAGCGTTGATTTTCATTGTCCCTCTCTTAATTGGGCTGATCATCATTATCCTTTTTCCAGAGATTTCGTTATTCTTGCCAAATCGAATGTAG
- a CDS encoding TRAP transporter small permease produces the protein MSKEPIFLTKTEKVMKKINFVFTLLGGIFILGMVFIITYDVIMRNFFDSPSLWALDLARFTLVYIFFLALAPALESGQHVSTDLFLSKFPVRVQWYLKMIAFLLTTIYGSVLFWQVTETTLKVFEDNRIFPVAIELPMKYIYMIAPIGALQFILTSILCLVIVFYREAPVKKQQVESISQKRVINQ, from the coding sequence ATGTCTAAAGAACCTATATTCCTGACCAAAACTGAAAAAGTGATGAAAAAGATAAACTTTGTATTTACCCTTCTAGGAGGCATCTTCATTTTAGGAATGGTGTTCATCATTACCTATGATGTAATCATGCGGAACTTCTTTGACTCGCCGTCATTATGGGCTTTGGACCTTGCCCGCTTCACTCTGGTTTATATTTTTTTCCTCGCACTTGCGCCCGCTTTAGAGAGCGGGCAGCATGTGTCGACGGATCTCTTCTTGTCCAAGTTCCCAGTCAGGGTTCAATGGTATTTAAAGATGATTGCCTTCCTGTTAACGACCATTTACGGATCTGTACTGTTCTGGCAAGTAACCGAGACGACGTTGAAAGTTTTTGAGGATAATCGAATCTTTCCGGTCGCCATCGAGCTTCCAATGAAATATATCTATATGATTGCCCCTATTGGAGCTCTGCAATTTATATTAACCTCGATTTTATGTCTGGTGATTGTATTTTACCGAGAAGCTCCGGTAAAAAAGCAACAGGTGGAATCAATCTCTCAAAAAAGAGTGATCAATCAGTGA
- a CDS encoding TRAP transporter substrate-binding protein, whose protein sequence is MKSLKKKMSGFYLLIVLALILGGCASAGTGSSSADDDAKVTIDMSIFHTENDPFNDIFKDWSEAIEKETDGRVTFKPYYSASLVSLFETLDAVRDGSVEAGILSAGAISGQIPEMGLLETIGTFRSEDQYKGIYKDVNPELESLFNNHDLELLMWAPGATETLVLHKDEFITDLKQYEKLSMRTAGRWQGEQAKLLGALPITMDPSELYLALQNGTVASTFQTVGLTNSQNLHEVTPKMTALGLSINTIQYVVNPDVWRKISEKDQKAIKSISDQVGQSAYSLLQKREEEAIKSMSEKGAEFYNLSDSEREELLNEIQSVNGQIAKESEKAKTILDIIEKHQ, encoded by the coding sequence ATGAAATCTCTAAAAAAGAAGATGTCTGGATTTTATTTACTTATCGTATTGGCTCTAATCCTCGGGGGCTGCGCTTCTGCAGGTACTGGTTCCTCTTCTGCTGATGACGATGCAAAAGTAACGATTGATATGTCCATTTTCCACACTGAGAACGACCCATTCAATGATATTTTTAAAGATTGGTCCGAAGCGATTGAAAAAGAAACGGATGGAAGAGTCACCTTCAAACCTTATTATTCCGCTTCCCTGGTTTCTTTGTTCGAGACATTAGATGCCGTTCGGGATGGTTCGGTTGAAGCCGGGATCCTCTCTGCCGGGGCAATTTCTGGCCAGATTCCAGAAATGGGGCTGTTAGAGACAATTGGCACATTCCGTTCTGAAGATCAGTATAAGGGTATTTATAAAGATGTGAACCCCGAATTGGAATCATTATTCAACAATCATGATCTTGAACTCCTGATGTGGGCACCGGGTGCTACAGAGACACTTGTTCTCCATAAAGACGAATTTATTACTGACCTTAAACAATATGAAAAACTCAGCATGAGAACTGCAGGAAGATGGCAAGGTGAACAGGCTAAGCTGCTTGGCGCTCTACCAATCACGATGGACCCAAGCGAATTATACCTTGCATTGCAGAATGGTACCGTTGCCTCTACCTTCCAAACAGTTGGCCTGACCAATTCACAAAACCTGCATGAAGTAACTCCGAAAATGACGGCTTTAGGCCTTTCGATCAATACAATTCAATATGTGGTCAATCCAGATGTTTGGAGAAAGATTTCTGAGAAAGATCAAAAAGCAATCAAGAGTATCTCTGATCAAGTAGGTCAATCCGCATACAGCCTATTACAAAAGCGCGAAGAAGAAGCGATTAAAAGCATGTCTGAAAAAGGCGCAGAATTTTACAATCTGAGTGATTCTGAACGGGAAGAATTACTGAATGAAATCCAATCTGTAAATGGACAAATCGCCAAGGAATCAGAAAAGGCGAAAACCATTCTCGATATTATCGAGAAGCATCAATAA
- a CDS encoding cysteine hydrolase family protein, which yields MMNQNFELHPDKSALLIIDMQNSYCHKDGSIGRAGYDVQAMIATIPKVKQLLAACRSAGILDIWTIQNHYPDDITRSNHRLTPHTHRWSAGPPALKGTWDAEVVDELKAFTDSSAELITKHRFSAFFDTRLDTLLRMKGIDTLLVCGVATTHCVETTIRDAYQRDYDVLVAKEAVGGLTSDSHNASLKLVNETFGAVISVDQMLDLINGQSRTLSMATVKKSIL from the coding sequence ATGATGAATCAAAACTTTGAATTACATCCTGATAAATCAGCCTTGCTTATTATTGATATGCAAAATAGCTACTGTCACAAAGATGGAAGCATCGGCCGGGCAGGGTACGATGTCCAAGCAATGATCGCAACCATCCCGAAAGTAAAACAATTGTTAGCTGCTTGCCGCTCAGCAGGAATTCTTGATATATGGACCATCCAGAATCATTACCCTGATGATATTACTCGCAGTAATCACAGACTTACTCCTCACACACATCGCTGGTCTGCTGGGCCTCCCGCTTTAAAAGGCACATGGGATGCTGAAGTAGTGGATGAGCTGAAAGCGTTTACAGACTCTTCAGCCGAATTGATCACAAAACATCGGTTTAGTGCCTTCTTTGATACAAGACTGGATACATTACTGCGGATGAAAGGCATCGATACACTCCTCGTTTGCGGAGTCGCAACTACCCACTGTGTGGAAACAACAATCCGGGATGCATATCAGCGAGACTATGACGTGCTGGTGGCAAAAGAAGCAGTTGGCGGCTTAACATCTGATAGCCACAACGCCAGCTTAAAGCTAGTAAACGAAACCTTTGGCGCAGTCATCTCAGTTGATCAAATGCTTGATTTGATCAATGGGCAATCTCGGACTCTAAGCATGGCCACAGTGAAGAAATCGATTTTATAA